The Lolium rigidum isolate FL_2022 chromosome 1, APGP_CSIRO_Lrig_0.1, whole genome shotgun sequence region ATAATAGCAACCAAAAGTCACGACTGGTGTCATTTTAACATATACCTCTATTCTGTACAAATAAACATTTGTGAAGATTTAAGTGACAGTACTAATAGAATATTTTGGAATCTTAATTTTGATGTTAGGTCTGAGTGCGCTACGCTAATCAAGATAATTCAGGAGCGGGTTGTGGATCCAGATTCAGCTGGAGTTATTGATGGTTATATTCCTCTTCCGATTAGCTGGAAGGCTGACAAAGAACCAGCCCTTGGATATTCTTCATTTAGTCCAAATGTGTCCTCACCTTCAGCGTCACCTTTTCCAATCCATCGTCATGGTTATGATAGTAATGCTGCTGCAGACACAGTTCCGACAAAAACTGCTGCCAGTCGTGGCCTTTTCAACCATAATGATGACAACATTGAGTCCGTGAGTGCTCTTTGCTTGTACAAAGTTTAACTTGTCATGTGAATGGTATCTCAAGCCCATTCGGTTATATGCCACACCTGTTTGTCTAAGGGTATACTGGATTTGCAGACTAAAAAACGAAGTTACTCTGTCGTGCGGGATACTCCCGAGGACCTTCGGAGAGTCAGGACAAAGATTGATGGAAATCCGATAAACATCACAAAATTTAAGCAAGTTGATGTTGTTAGAAACCGGCCAGGTACTGATTACAATAAAGTTTCTGCAATTCTTTGATAAGTGCCATGAAGCTGTACAAACTATTTTTCTTACTAACCACCTATGATTATCTGTGTATGTAATATATATTTCTTCGCCAGTTTCAAGTTCCCAGTGAAAACTCAATTCCAATAGTTGTAATGTGTTTCAAGGTTTTAGGAGATGCCAATAAACTATTATCCAATGTCCCTTGTCTTGGGCCAACAACTTAGCACATTCTAATGTTTCTCAAAATTTGAAAGAGCTGACGACATATTTTATGTCTCTAACAAAATTCCGGCAGTGCCACCACCAGCGTTTTGATTCAAATTCCTCTTTAGCAGGTGGTGACCATAAAAACAATGAGCCCACATTCTTCAAATCAGGTCCCATTGAGGTACTGGAACCCCTCTCAACACATGAATTTTTTTGGTGTCTTTCTTTCGTATCAGTAAAATCACAAATGTAATAATGCATGCTGACATGGAAAATAATGCCAAACTTTAACGTAGGATCTGAAGCATGGCTTTCCTTTGAAGGTGAAACATCTGAATGACCTTATTCCTTTTGAGAGAAAGATGATGGACTTATCACACGAAAAGCATAAGGGTGTGTTGTGATCTTTGATTTGCTATGTATGCTGATTATTGATGAGCACGATGCCTAATATCTGATTCTGTTGGTTCCTCTTGAGCAGATGCTGCACGTGATGATTCAGGTTCTGTTTCAAAATTAATGTTCAAGGAGGATATTGAGGCCACGCCTAGGTATGCCAGATCACACCTCATCTATTCCATTATTGTGGTGACTGCTGTCACTAGAACTTGAATATTATGCTACATCTAGATCATTCTTCTTTTTTGTTGGATCGACTTTATGCTTGATGTGGCTCATGCCAAGTTGTCAGCCCATATACAGCAATGCATCATTAATAAAGACCTGCCCTCATCGATTATTTGCTGAATTGCAATTTCTAGTTAAATATCGCAGTAGGCTTCCAGCAAACTACTATTAGCTGTCCGGTTTGGTTTATGCGATGTGTAGGTAAATAAAACTTACTACTATGGATGCAAACTAACATGATTGTCCATTTCAGCCTGCAAATGGGCCTGCAGCCACAAAATGGTTCGAAGAACCGAAGAAGAAAGCAATCCAACTCCCCAAGGACGATTCCAAAACTCTCAGATCCACCTGCCATGGGCACACGGAATCAAGCCAACTCCCCAAGGACAGCTCCAAAAATTTCAGAGCTACCACCTGCCATGGGCACACGGAATCAAGCCAACTCCCCAAGGACGATTCCAAAACTCTCAGAGCCACCTGCCAGGGGCACACGTAGCAAAATCAGCGACGGCACGGTCAAAGTAGAGATCGACCTGCTAGAGCAAATCACTCCGGTATCGAGTGACAAGCGAGATCCAGACTATCTTCCGGAGAAGAAACCTGTTGGGAGGCTGAAGAAGGGGAAGTAAACGTGAGGcggcttgtccttgattctgtttATGGCGTTCTTGTGTTCTGTCAGCTTCCTCCATGTGGGGGGACATCGTGTTATCAGCGGTCTCCTCCTTGTGCAAAATTCTTGTGACCATTCAGATTCTTCAGAGGGTGACGGTAAGCCAGGAATGGTGGCAAGATTTTTGCAGTGTGGGAGGAACAGGCCACAGCTCAGAACACTTGCAGGATATTGCAATCTTTACTCTGTAGAGACATGCCTGTTGCAGGTGTCATGGGTAATTATTAGGTGTTCAAAGGGAGAAAGGACAAACATGTCCCTAGTATAACCAAGTGGTTTAGTCGACTAATGTGCTACTACATATATCATGGCATAGGGTTAGGGTGTGTTGTAATACCATTCAGTTCCATGTTATTCTTGTGTTAAAAACTGGCTTGGTTCACCCTTAACTCCGTCTAATGTGTTGTTCATATCTGACAGACACGGTCTCATGTGATGCTGTATATGATTCTATCGCAATATGTTTAGCTTGGATTTGCTCTGTCAGTTGCCACTGATAGAGTATGCTGAACATGCAAATTGCATCTTTGACGCGGCAGTGGATCAGAGATTCAGGCCGATGGCGCGCAAGTGGCGACCAGAATGAGATGCAGATATTCGGAGCGAAACGGCAGTGTCAGTCTGGCAGATGGCGCTCGTCTCTCTCGTGTAATCCCTTTGCCGCCAATCCCCGTCCACCCGCTGCCGCCACCGTATCCCAAAACCCCATCGTCCCCTGACCTGACACACCCCGCCACACTCAACTCCAACTGCtggttcttgagctcgtcggaacTGCCAATCCACCGCGCACGGGGCGCCGGCGATGGAGCTCACCGGCCGCGGGGTGTTCCCCAACAAGCCCACCCTCCCGACCGCCCCCAAGAAGCGGTCGTCGCCGTCCCCGCAGACGCTCCTCCCGGCCGCGCCCCCGCCGCAGTCCCCCACGCTCCCGCTCgactccttcctcctccacctcaccGCCACGCCGGCTCCGGCCCCAGCCCCAGTCCCGCGCCggcaccaccaccagcaccagcaGAACCACCACGCCACCCCAACCCCAGCTCActccttcctctcccccgccgcgCAGACCCTCGTACTCGAGCTCTCCTCCACGCCGCTCCCGTCCCTCCCGGCCTTCCTCGCCTCCCGCCGCGACgccctcctccgcgccgccgacCTCCCATCCCTCCTCAAGGCGCTCGAGCTCTCCGGCCACTGGGAGTGGGCCCTCGCCCTCCTCCGCTGGGCGCGCGCCGacggcgtcgccgccgccgccgacgcggccGCGCTCGAGATGGTCCTCCGCGCTCTCAGCCGCGAGGGCCGCCACGGCGCCATCTGCgacctgctcgacgaaatgcccCTGCCCCCCGGCTCTAACCTCGACGTCCGCTCCTACACCACCGCGCTGCACGCGCTGTCCCGCGAGGGCCGCTACGAGCGCGCGCTGGCGCTCTTCGCCGAGCTGCGGCGCGAGGGCGTGCAGCCCACGCGCGTCACCTACAACGTCGTGCTCGACGTGTACGGCAAGATGGGCCGCTCCTGGCCGCGCATCCTCGCGCTGCTCGACGACATGCGCGCCGCGGGGGTCCGCCCCGACGGCTTCACCGCCAGCACCGTCATCGCCGCGTGCGGCCGCGACGGGCTCGTCGACGAGGCCGCGGCATTCTTCGCCGACCTCAAGGCCCGCGGCCACGCCCCCTGCGTCGTCACCTACAACTCCCTCCTGCAGGTGTTCGGCAAGGCCGGGAACTACACCGAGGCGCTGCGGGTGATCAAGGAGATGGAGGACGCCGGGTGCAAGCCCGACGCCGTCACCTACAACGAGCTCGCCGGGTCATACGCGAGGGCCGGGTTCTGCGAGGAGGCCGCCAAGTGCCTCGAGACAATGGTCGACAAGGGGTTGCTGCCGAACACGTTCACCTACAACACGATCATGACGGCGTACGGGAACGCCGGGAAGGTGGACGAGGCGCTCGCGCTGTTCGAGCGGATGAAGAGGAGCGGGTTCGTCCCGTACGTGAACACCTACAACCTCATCATCGGCATGCTGGGGAAGAAGTCGAGGTTCGCCGCGATGCTGGAGACTCTCGGGGAGATGTCGAGGAGCGGGTGCACGCCGAACCGGGTCACGTGGAACACGCTGCTGGCCGTCTGCGGGAAGCGCGGCATGGAGAGCTACGTCACTCGGGTGCTCAAGGGGATGAAGTCTTGCGGGGTTGAGCTGTGCCGGGACACCTACAACACGCTGATCACCGCTTATGGCCGGGCTGGCTCCAGGGCCAGCGCTTTCAAGATGTATGATGAGATGACCGCTGCCGGCTTCGCCCCTTGCCTCACCACGTACAACGCGCTGCTGAACGTGCTGTCTCGGCAAGGGGATTGGACCGCTGCTCAGTCCATCGTAAGCAAGATGAAGGGCGAGGGATTCAAGCCAAATGATATGTCGTACTCGCTATTGCTCCAGTGCCATGCCAAGGGGGGCAATGCAGCGGGGATAGAGGCCATCGAGAAAGAGGTTTACCAAGGCACAATCTTCCCGAGCTGGGTTGTTCTGAGAACCCTTGTCATCGCCAACTTCAAGTGCCGGCGGTTGGAGGGAATCGAGAGGGCGTTTCAAGAGGTGAAGGCGCGGGGTCACAAGCCGGACCTCGTAATACTCAACTCCATGCTCTCTATGTACGCAAAGAACGGGCTGTACAGCAAGGCGACCGAGATGTTCGACTTGATCAAGCAGAGCGGGCTGAGCCCTGACCTGATCACCTACAACAGCCTGATGGACATGTACGCGAAGAGCAACGAGCCATGGGACGCCGAGAAGATACTGATGCGGCTCAAGAGCTCCAGCAAGCTGAAGCCCGACGTGGTGTCGTACAACACCGTCATAAACGGGTTCTGCAAGCAAGGGCTGATCAAGGAGGCCCAGAGGGTCCTGTCTGAGATGATCGCGGACGGCGTGGCCCCCTGTGTCGTGACTTATCACACGCTTGTTGGAGGGTACGCGAGTACAGAGATGTTCAGCGAGGCCAGGGAGGTCGTCAGCTACATGATCCAGCGCAAGCTGAGGCCCATGGAGCTGACCTACAGGAGAGTGGTTGACAGCTACTGCAGAGCCAAGCGTTACGAGGAGGCTCGCGACTTCCTGGCTGTGGTCGCGGAAACCGACCCGAATGCAGATCAGAAAATGTTGAGCACACTCTCGGCCCGTGTAGAGAGTGCCCAATTCGGTAGATAATTGAACTGTCCATAGAGTTCAGAGCTGTTTTCATGTGTGTTTATTACAGAGGTTGGGGATTTCCAAGTTTTGACAGTGGGACGTAGCATATTTACTTGTGAAGACAGTGCTGCGAAATGTAGAAAAAAACTGAAGTTTTCCTCTCATTCTTATGAAGTTATTATGAGAATCACATTGTACAGATGTTAGCCTATATAGGAGTCTGAATGTCTGAATTTTGAGCTTACCCCAGCCCCCAGATGTATCATTTGATTTTGTGGAGTACATTACGAAAGGTCGAGGCTGTCGCACAAATTTGACAGTATTCTCAGTTGCTGAAGCCTGAATGCTACAACCTGGAGTATGTGGTAGCCAATGCTGCTGCCGTTAAGGTCCGTCCTTGCATGATCTTATGAGGCTCGAACTCTATCAGATCACTTGGCTGTAGAGGGCGCCCAATTCGGGAGATGGTTGAACTGTTCATAGAGTTCTTGTTCGCTTATTACAGATTTCTGGTGCTCCCATGTTTTGACAGGGGGATGTAGTGTATTACTTGTGAAGACGGTGCTGCAAAATGtcagaaaaggaagaaaaaaaaacatactaAGTTCCTCTCATTCGGATTTTTTTTTTAAGAAGCATTCTCATGAAGTTGTGGAAGTCACTATATGTTCGCTTTTAATGATTGTCTGAAACTCTGGATGTCTGAATTTTGAGGTGCTGCAGATGCATCATTTGATTTGCAGCGTACAGGGGGCAAGGTTTGACCTGGTCTCTGAATTCCACAGCGTTTATCTGTTGCTGAAGCCGGTTAATCATCCCGTCGTCAGTCCGTCCTTGCGTAAGAGCTCAAGCTCCGTCAGGTCACTTGGGTGCACACTTGTACACTCTCAGGTCACTGGGCTACACACGTGTACACCGTCAGGTACTTGGCTGCACACACTTGTACAATGTCAGCTCACTTGGCTGCACGCTTGTACACAGTCAAGTCACCTGGCTGAATCCTGAATGTCTAGATGTTCACACAAATTTGGCAGCACTCTCAGAGCCGAATCCTGAATGCAACGGCAACCTATGCGGCAGCCAATCCCGCTGTCGTATGGCCCGCCCTTGCGTAACCTTGTAGAGCTCAACCTCTATCAAATCAACTGTTATCACTACACTTTCACACTATCTAGTCACTATCTTCTCAACTCCTCAAGGACAAGGTCGCCGGCGCGCCGGCGAACTGGTGGCGAACAAATGCCGTCAGTCATGGCGATCGATGGCGCTTTGCCAGGCAGGGGCCTCGTCGCTTTCTTCCTCGATCTACCACCTGCCGTGAGCCTCTGCTCTGCTAGCTAATTGTTCGCAGCTCTTGTCCGCACCCCCTAGGTGGCTGCGTGTACCACTAAAACGCAAGTACCACAAccgacaaaaaaaaaattgacctcGCATATATGTTAGATTCATATTATTTTACACAATAAAACATGTCTGTGTATCTGATTAGTAACCTAGATCTATGAGCTATTACCCCCATTCTAAGATACAAGGTTTTTAAGAAAGTTAAATTAACTTTCTGAAAAAGTTTGTATTTTCTATTTACGTTTAAATGAAAAATAACCCGAAACTATTTTAGAGTTAGGGCAACACCAACGGGAAAATGGAACACGAAAAGTGTCCAATTTAGTGTGTTTAGGGTGTGAAGGGAACACAAAGAATGTCTTCCTCTCGTAGGTTTGGGGTGTGTCATGCACCCAATAAACTGACCTATTTCAGCAAAAGGGTCATTTTTTAACTATAATGATTATACATAGCCATTAAGGACATACTCAAACTAAAAAAAACATAGATAAAACCCTAGCGACATACACTTCGCCGTCAGTGGCCTAGAGCTCGCTGTTGAGGATCAGCGGTGGGGCCATAGCCTCTGGTGTCCATGTACACGCCGGTTCGCAGGCGCTTCAACGTTGACCACGACTCCCACCAAGAGTACACCGGTGGAGTAGCGGGTGGCTGCCCTGCCTCCATGGCCGAATCATGGAGCGCCACGACCAGATCCACCACCCACTGACCGACCTTCTTCAGCTCAGAGGCCTCGATGGCGGCCTAGAGGTCAGTATCGTCTTCCTTGCTCGGTTGGCGAACGTAGAGCTCGATGTCGTGTTGTGCCGCCCAATGTCGGTTTGAGGGCTCGTCGGTCTTGCTGTCGGTGTCGGTACCGACATCATCCGACCCCAACGGCTCGGTTGCGAAGTACTATCGGTGCTAGAGGTCGTGCTCGGTCTAAAACTACCAATCTCATAGTTCGGAATCGATGGCGCAGACAGGTACATCGCGTAGACGGGGCATGAGAAATCGTGGTGGTGGAAAATCTCTCGATGACGTCTCAGAACCCTGTTGTGCTTTTGGTACCACCTTTTGGGAGACGTCGAGCCCCGACGGAGGCGCGGCGACCTCCCAATACGACTGTGCCACCTCCACCGATGAGTTGGCACGACGCCGCCAGTTGAGAGATATAGAAAGGGTGGCGAGGGCAGTACGGAGACCGAGGCCGACGAGAAGTTGGCCTCGTGGTCGTGCTTCACCGGCTTCCACCACCCCTTTGTAATCGGCCTCGCGGTCTAGGGTTCGCAGATGGGGGAGGCAAGTGGAGTGTGGATGGCTAGAGTTTGGTGGTGAGAATGTGGATGGAGACGCCTCGTTATCCCCTTTGAAAAACACGACAGCTTCGTATGTGTTTATGTCGTCCCGTTAGCTCCAACACTCTCTCCGTGCATACCAAAATGGACACGCGTCTGCATCCCGTTGGAGTTGCCCTTAAGTCGGAATCAAAGCcagcatcattttctttctctctAAAGCTCACACACTCAAACTCGTCACTCATCCCGTATCACTGTCTGGTTGATCACTTGGCAAAGACTTGACGTTCCGAGTAGCTCCGTCCGGCGGCCAGCCAGCTCCCGACGGGAAGTGTTCCTGCAGCTTGGCATCTCATCACGGACGGGCTCGCGCGCGGCAAGCAACAGTAGTAGTAGTACTCCTAGGTCCAAAGATTCCGATCCCACGTACGGTTCATGTCCACGTACGGTTCTCACACACGACAGTGCCAGCTCCCCGCTACGTACCACGAGACGGCAACGCCGGCGAGACCGCGACGGGGGACCGGGCAGTTGAATTTTGCAACTGGATATGCCGCACGAAAAGAAATTACGAGCAAAATTCGGAAGCGACGAGACGATAGAATGGGCTTCGTTGAAAATTACAGTGCACCTTACGTGCGGATTTGGCAGGATGGCATCGATTGTTCTGCCTTCGTGTGGTCGTGGGCTTCCGGTGGCCGGTGAAGGATGAACTAGCAATCAACCTTGCGATGTTACAATGCACCAGCGTAAGTCCGTCGTCCAGACGTGTGGCATCACTAGCATCTAGGTTCGTAGCCTAGATCGGCCTATATGCCCCTGCTCCTAACCTGGTTGGGTGTGGTGGCGTGGTTGCTGGAAGTTTTTTTCTTGGCCGAGATTTTGGAATCTCGCGGAAAACAGGTTATTCCGGTTGCCATCGAGATTGCTTTATACAGAACAAAATTATTACTATTTAATAAGTTACTATAATTATAAAATTAGATAATTTTACAAAGTCATTTGATAAATCTTCGATAATATTATGACCGATTTTTAGATAAATTTATAAATTCGTTTGACAAGTCTTCGACGGTATTATATGACCGGTATTTCCGAAAACGGATAATACCGGTGTTCACcagtattttttttaaataaaaaatactacctctgtccggATTTAATTGACTTCTTCCAATACGTTATTTGTTCATTAGACTTCTCTCCCCCGCGCCGATTtaataggaacggagggagtaccttcaTCGATGGGTGTCGTGTTTGGGTTTTGTAACATGGCATATGGATCCTGTATGATCGAGCTGATCAGTTTCCAATTGACCGTGCTGCCTCTTTCTTTTATATGGAGTACTAGGCTGATGCAGAACACAAAGCTTGGTCGCTAATGGAACTAACCTGTTTTGCAACGGATCAACCTAATTCTTTTTTTCAACAACATGGTACGTACACGGCCGGATTGTAGGGTACACCGCCGCGTACCCTGTAGGTCCACCACTGGGGACGGGGTTCTCGTTTCTTCCACGTCTCCGCTCCGCCCGGTCTCCGTCCGATGGCcccttgcccccccccccccgtcggtTTCACATGTATTCATTCCGTcttatataattttttttcatgGGTTTTTTGTTCAGATTTAAACCATAACCACGACAACAATTATGAAACAGAAGGGGTACACCCTTGGCCATGTCTCAAAACGAATAGATACCTTGCCTCGAATTTGCAAAAAACTGATGTAGCAATAAACCGAATTCTTGtgagggggaggtggagtggattTCTCCAACATAACCAGACATGTTCTTAAGATCTTAGCCATATGTATGGCCATTTCCTGATTCGAGCAAACAGAATTTTAAACTTGgttacaacaaacaaaaacttctaCAACGTAGCAAACGGTCCTGTGTTACGAAAAGTTTCAATTCAATATATGTGTGCTTAgcaagttttatttattttttaaggTGTATTAGTTTCTTTTTCCGAAATCAAGTTGTTCTatctttgaccaagtttatagaaAGAATACCAACATCCATGGTACCATGGAAAATAAAAGTCTGAATCCGTTCAAACATATTAATGAAATATatattactccctccaatccaaaaTAATTTACGTAGTTTGACTTGGTTACTCCCTTCAGCCACTACTTTTCATGAGAAGGGACATAActaggaaatacttttgtacttatACATATGAGTGTGGATGTTTTCGTCACCGCctgttgtgctttgagattcggataaaaagaggagagagaaaggaatctttccatcTAACATGGTGAGCACAAATCTAGAGGAATAAATGAACTATGACGAAAACATCCACacatgcgtgtaagtacaaaatccactcttaaCATAAACCCACTACATATTTTGTATTTTCCGATGCAGACTAGATCCAGACTTGTATTTTCCATGAGAAGAGACAAAAGACTACTaacgagggagctcctcggcaatgtCCACCATGAGGAAGCTTAGATTGACAGAATCCTGCAGGTTAACACGAGACATCAGATACTAAACAAACATGaagcgagatttacccaggttcggagccctcgataaggtaaaacccttactcctgcttgtttgatcttgatttatcgaataAAAGGGTTACAATGGGGCAACCGATAGACTGCGTTGGGGTGAACTCGCCGGAAGGCAAGGTTTATAGGGTCGGTGTATGCTAGGTTGTGTTCATTGCGTAAGTCTGCCGTTCGGCAGGCCCCATCATTGCCTTTATATAGGAAGCCAGATCCTAAGAGTCATGTCCGAACTCGACTAGATTACATCAAGGTCTAATCTATCATTTCTTTTATCGACGTCTCCTTGCCTTATCCGTCAAGAGTATGTTTTTTTGTAGGTCTTCTCCGTTGCAACCGACGTATGTGTTCACCTTGGCTCATGACAACCCTCATGAGCCCCTTGTTGGGCCGGAGGAGGTAAGCCAATGTCGGGTAtttaaagggtaatgcccacatcaaccaCTGTTTTTTCATACTTTTCCGATTATGTTTTCTATTTCCATCCAAACAACATAAATACCTCAACGTGCGAGAGTGACAACTCACAATAAACTCCTAGCTAGGTCTGTGAAACCTCCTAGCTAGATCTATGAGCTATTACCCCCATTCTAAGATACAAGCTTTTTAAGAAAGTTAAATTAACTTTCTGAAAAAGTTTGTATTTTCTATTTCCGTTTAAATAAAAAAGAAGTCGAAACTATTTTAGAGTTAGGGCAACACCAACAGGCAAATTGAACACGAAATGTGTCCAATTTAGTGTGTTTAGGGTGTGAAGGGAACACAAAGAATGTCTTCCTCTCGTAGGTTTGGGGTGTGTCATGCACCCCATAAAGTGACCTATTTCAGCAAAAGGGTCATTTTTTTTAACCAGAATGACTATACATAGCCATTAAGGACATACTTAAACTAAAAAAAACATAGATAAAACCCTAGCGACATACACTTTGCCGTCAGTGGCCTAGAGCTCGCTGTTGAGGATCAGCAGTGGGGCCAAAGCCTCTGGTGTCCATGTACACGCCGGTTCTGGGTACGcaggctgtggtgacccggcataccactgc contains the following coding sequences:
- the LOC124664219 gene encoding uncharacterized protein LOC124664219 — translated: MDSPAAGGDPRPSPSGGASPPPPPPPPPPPPSGWLAGLVSGAGRLLASVLGPDSSPTCSGSTASGRSATSSPTSLRHTPARDGGSGTRNHCPILKSRLGVRAFRAADAVRTDFRPDYPRTSTFGLGLDDSMRFASKNNHLNQSEGYAGASLALISEIEPKDVIMQLLMQETFSRSECATLIKIIQERVVDPDSAGVIDGYIPLPISWKADKEPALGYSSFSPNVSSPSASPFPIHRHGYDSNAAADTVPTKTAASRGLFNHNDDNIESTKKRSYSVVRDTPEDLRRVRTKIDGNPINITKFKQVDVVRNRPAGGDHKNNEPTFFKSGPIEDLKHGFPLKVKHLNDLIPFERKMMDLSHEKHKDAARDDSGSVSKLMFKEDIEATPSLQMGLQPQNGSKNRRRKQSNSPRTIPKLSDPPAMGTRNQANSPRTAPKISELPPAMGTRNQANSPRTIPKLSEPPARGTRSKISDGTVKVEIDLLEQITPVSSDKRDPDYLPEKKPVGRLKKGNFLHVGGHRVISGLLLVQNSCDHSDSSEGDGVMDTVSCDALPLIEYAEHANCIFDAAVDQRFRPMARKWRPE
- the LOC124701125 gene encoding pentatricopeptide repeat-containing protein 10, chloroplastic-like; its protein translation is MELTGRGVFPNKPTLPTAPKKRSSPSPQTLLPAAPPPQSPTLPLDSFLLHLTATPAPAPAPVPRRHHHQHQQNHHATPTPAHSFLSPAAQTLVLELSSTPLPSLPAFLASRRDALLRAADLPSLLKALELSGHWEWALALLRWARADGVAAAADAAALEMVLRALSREGRHGAICDLLDEMPLPPGSNLDVRSYTTALHALSREGRYERALALFAELRREGVQPTRVTYNVVLDVYGKMGRSWPRILALLDDMRAAGVRPDGFTASTVIAACGRDGLVDEAAAFFADLKARGHAPCVVTYNSLLQVFGKAGNYTEALRVIKEMEDAGCKPDAVTYNELAGSYARAGFCEEAAKCLETMVDKGLLPNTFTYNTIMTAYGNAGKVDEALALFERMKRSGFVPYVNTYNLIIGMLGKKSRFAAMLETLGEMSRSGCTPNRVTWNTLLAVCGKRGMESYVTRVLKGMKSCGVELCRDTYNTLITAYGRAGSRASAFKMYDEMTAAGFAPCLTTYNALLNVLSRQGDWTAAQSIVSKMKGEGFKPNDMSYSLLLQCHAKGGNAAGIEAIEKEVYQGTIFPSWVVLRTLVIANFKCRRLEGIERAFQEVKARGHKPDLVILNSMLSMYAKNGLYSKATEMFDLIKQSGLSPDLITYNSLMDMYAKSNEPWDAEKILMRLKSSSKLKPDVVSYNTVINGFCKQGLIKEAQRVLSEMIADGVAPCVVTYHTLVGGYASTEMFSEAREVVSYMIQRKLRPMELTYRRVVDSYCRAKRYEEARDFLAVVAETDPNADQKMLSTLSARVESAQFGR